Proteins found in one Candidatus Omnitrophota bacterium genomic segment:
- a CDS encoding radical SAM protein, giving the protein MKRISVLDYLKLRVLSYHHEAEMLKKGKMPPPRMAILYPTYLCNHRCIGCDYTELNETKHSLGETEFMSVIDQLIDIGIKGIEFCGGGEPTLNSSLPKVLDRLISSNVSFGILTNGTNLTPELREKLVKYGSYCRVSLESASEKVFNAYKRPVNEKVGFKKVIANLENLIKLRDEHKKESKLQISMKYSIDSNNYKDVVSAVALAGKIKVDSLQFKLVRNMPSELKNKRILSALLNKIESLRSKYPRVTIIPDFDKTALKINCWLSPLQLVVDPFGNVYICCYYRHRAKEHCLGNMLKTPLRDIWYSHKHWSKIRNIKKEDCNKYDCRFHYYNELMQKLVIDDIGQLNFI; this is encoded by the coding sequence ATGAAACGTATAAGTGTGCTAGATTATCTGAAACTCAGGGTATTATCCTATCATCATGAAGCGGAGATGCTTAAAAAAGGCAAGATGCCCCCTCCGCGCATGGCGATTCTTTACCCAACCTATCTTTGCAATCACCGATGTATCGGTTGCGATTACACAGAATTAAATGAGACTAAACATTCCCTTGGAGAAACAGAATTTATGAGCGTTATTGATCAACTTATTGATATTGGTATTAAAGGTATTGAATTTTGCGGAGGAGGTGAACCGACGCTTAATTCTTCACTTCCAAAGGTATTAGATAGGCTTATCAGCTCTAATGTCTCTTTCGGCATCTTGACCAATGGTACCAATCTTACACCTGAACTTCGGGAAAAGCTGGTGAAATACGGTTCCTATTGTAGAGTAAGCCTTGAGTCAGCTTCGGAAAAAGTTTTTAATGCCTATAAGCGCCCCGTTAATGAAAAAGTTGGTTTTAAAAAAGTAATTGCAAATTTAGAAAACCTTATAAAACTTAGAGACGAACATAAAAAGGAAAGCAAGCTACAGATATCCATGAAGTATAGTATTGATTCCAATAATTACAAGGATGTGGTTAGTGCCGTGGCTCTTGCAGGCAAGATAAAGGTTGATTCCCTGCAGTTTAAACTGGTAAGAAACATGCCCTCTGAACTTAAAAATAAAAGAATTTTATCCGCGCTGCTGAATAAGATTGAGAGCTTAAGGTCTAAATATCCAAGGGTGACGATCATACCTGATTTTGATAAAACGGCGCTCAAAATCAATTGCTGGCTTTCGCCTCTTCAGCTGGTTGTAGATCCATTTGGTAATGTTTATATATGCTGTTACTATCGCCACCGCGCCAAAGAGCACTGTTTGGGGAATATGCTCAAAACTCCTTTAAGGGATATCTGGTATTCCCATAAGCACTGGTCAAAGATAAGAAATATCAAAAAAGAGGATTGTAATAAATACGACTGTCGTTTCCATTACTATAATGAACTTATGCAAAAATTAGTCATCGACGATATAGGTCAACTGAACTTTATTTGA
- a CDS encoding radical SAM protein: protein MKKIQLISPPAYGLKDKLAYPPLGLLYLASNIGKFQDIRIKNMLSENELLENGFDIFGVSIHSSASYGSAREIMRRIRIDNKSALIVVGGAFPTSMAEYTLNNTEADVVVIGEGERVFANLCREQDFSKVKGIAFKKGTEIIRNELEPLIDNLDTIKFPSRHLLPKEMIRHEGKVHHSDQPATTIFGTRGCLFNCGFCDTELWRRQWRSRSPENMVEEIELIKREYGIRWFRFPDDCLNLNRKWFFDFCDKITSSGINWTMLSRADVLDPEMLKRMKAAGCREIFFGFETGSQKLLDLMQKKISVDDNIRAIKMCQQAGILSCAYMMFGFPGEDEETVRETKDFLLKAKPDKSRLSQFIPVPGSDVWKHPQKYRVRIKENFSEHWYFDTPDFAVEYDYIGNKRMETLRRDLNKFYKSQGYFSGWGEAK from the coding sequence ATGAAAAAGATACAACTTATTAGCCCTCCAGCATATGGGCTCAAGGATAAATTAGCGTATCCTCCTTTAGGACTTTTATATCTTGCTTCCAATATAGGGAAGTTTCAGGATATCCGAATAAAAAATATGCTCTCTGAAAATGAGCTTTTAGAAAATGGTTTTGACATTTTTGGTGTCTCAATCCACAGTAGTGCAAGTTATGGTTCCGCTAGAGAGATTATGCGGCGCATTCGCATTGATAATAAGTCTGCGTTAATAGTTGTAGGTGGTGCATTCCCTACGAGCATGGCAGAGTATACTTTAAACAATACTGAAGCTGATGTTGTAGTAATTGGTGAAGGAGAACGGGTGTTTGCTAATTTATGTAGAGAGCAGGATTTTTCAAAAGTAAAAGGTATCGCTTTTAAGAAAGGTACTGAAATTATCCGCAATGAACTTGAACCGTTGATAGATAATCTGGATACGATTAAGTTTCCGTCGCGACATCTCCTACCCAAAGAAATGATCAGGCATGAGGGCAAGGTTCATCATAGTGATCAGCCGGCAACTACCATTTTCGGTACACGTGGGTGTTTGTTTAACTGTGGTTTTTGCGATACAGAACTTTGGCGTAGGCAATGGCGAAGCAGGAGTCCAGAAAATATGGTTGAGGAGATCGAATTGATCAAAAGAGAATATGGGATTCGTTGGTTTCGTTTCCCAGACGACTGTTTAAACTTGAATAGAAAGTGGTTTTTTGATTTTTGTGATAAAATAACGTCCTCTGGAATAAATTGGACAATGCTTTCAAGGGCAGATGTCTTAGATCCGGAGATGCTGAAAAGAATGAAAGCTGCCGGGTGCAGAGAGATATTTTTTGGTTTTGAGACCGGTTCCCAGAAGTTACTGGATCTGATGCAGAAGAAGATTTCTGTGGATGATAATATACGGGCGATTAAAATGTGTCAGCAAGCAGGGATCCTTAGCTGTGCGTATATGATGTTTGGTTTTCCAGGGGAAGATGAGGAAACTGTCAGGGAGACCAAGGATTTTCTGCTTAAGGCTAAGCCGGATAAAAGCCGCCTGAGTCAATTCATACCTGTTCCTGGATCGGATGTCTGGAAGCATCCGCAAAAATACAGAGTTAGGATTAAGGAGAATTTCAGCGAACACTGGTATTTTGATACTCCAGATTTTGCTGTGGAATACGACTATATCGGAAATAAAAGAATGGAAACGCTTCGTAGGGATTTAAATAAATTCTATAAGTCACAAGGCTACTTCTCAGGATGGGGGGAAGCCAAATGA
- a CDS encoding radical SAM protein → MNRKYNYVPYPMFMGYTVSYLRSKGVEAIFYDAVAEHHQYKDFYKRIDYYRPEIVIQETATPSFETDIRIAEELGKKYEVCLTGPHASFFADELIKMPFISYILKGEYEYSSYEMIATRRKGIYETQRVLNLDDLPYPYRDAHIVGLYNEPCCRKKIAYPQMWVYGSRGCAYQCNFCLWVHTMYNKKLLLRDPDKIITEVEDSVARFDFKYLMFDDDCWNLGGDDRVIKLANGLQKIGLPWSILGRMDTCDKELFKYLVDRGCVGIRLGVESLSQPLLDKTNKKLKVTQVMDVLNYLKSLDVSVYLCFMHYMPGETKEDRREQAHKIRELGFKHQNPPCIPFPGTPYYTEMLRKCRDIQKVRWQEYDGGNIGLHLERIVSSMFS, encoded by the coding sequence ATGAATCGTAAGTACAATTATGTTCCTTATCCAATGTTTATGGGATACACCGTAAGCTATCTAAGGTCTAAAGGAGTTGAAGCTATCTTTTACGATGCTGTCGCTGAGCACCACCAATACAAGGATTTTTATAAAAGGATAGATTATTACCGGCCCGAGATCGTAATTCAAGAAACTGCGACACCGAGCTTTGAGACTGATATCCGTATCGCAGAAGAGCTTGGTAAAAAATATGAGGTTTGTTTAACAGGCCCGCATGCGTCTTTTTTTGCTGATGAATTGATAAAAATGCCTTTCATTTCCTATATTCTCAAGGGAGAGTATGAATATTCATCATATGAAATGATTGCTACGAGAAGGAAAGGAATATACGAGACGCAGAGGGTACTAAATCTTGATGATTTACCATATCCGTATCGAGATGCGCATATTGTAGGGCTATATAATGAGCCTTGTTGTAGAAAAAAAATAGCCTATCCTCAGATGTGGGTTTATGGAAGCCGGGGATGTGCATATCAGTGTAACTTTTGCTTATGGGTACATACGATGTACAACAAAAAATTGCTTTTACGTGATCCGGATAAGATTATTACCGAAGTTGAAGATAGCGTGGCGCGGTTTGATTTCAAATATCTTATGTTTGATGACGACTGTTGGAATTTAGGCGGTGATGATCGTGTGATAAAACTCGCTAATGGGTTGCAGAAGATTGGGCTCCCGTGGTCTATTTTGGGCCGTATGGATACTTGTGATAAAGAACTTTTTAAATATCTCGTGGACAGAGGATGTGTGGGAATCCGTTTAGGAGTAGAAAGTCTTTCTCAACCACTTTTGGATAAAACGAATAAGAAATTAAAAGTAACTCAAGTAATGGATGTATTGAATTATCTTAAGAGTTTAGATGTTAGTGTATACTTGTGTTTTATGCATTATATGCCGGGAGAGACGAAAGAGGACAGGAGGGAGCAGGCTCATAAGATAAGAGAATTGGGTTTTAAGCATCAAAATCCTCCCTGTATTCCTTTTCCCGGGACTCCTTATTATACAGAGATGCTCAGGAAATGTAGAGATATCCAGAAGGTGCGTTGGCAAGAATATGATGGCGGGAATATTGGATTACATTTAGAACGGATTGTATCTTCTATGTTTTCGTAA
- a CDS encoding glycosyltransferase, translating to MKVGFKLLDSESWGLGSLNPGQGRNFIGDEYMALFIRKELLKFAEVEYCELFNKYPEVKLDILVYLNKEKPDLKKAKKHVVFFQNAYPEGNDNALKEFQSYNFDGYMFASKKLLDYHQQLGYEGIYLPFATDPDFFKPVLSQDKYKFEVAYVGNNIKGPERTIKYIYPAFNFNFGLFGNWGLKTFKGWPLPRMIFRPHSLGQISMDELLILYSSAKIILNCSIQQHADWDTVIGRIYDVMACNGFLISDPIPSAKNKFGDIIEFSQGGRDLVNKIKYYLKHEDERLERAQKGRDLILKSESYAFRVKDMLIYFKELLCTSY from the coding sequence ATGAAAGTTGGCTTTAAATTGCTTGATAGTGAAAGCTGGGGGCTGGGATCATTAAACCCTGGGCAGGGAAGGAATTTTATTGGCGATGAATATATGGCCTTATTTATTCGTAAGGAACTATTAAAATTCGCGGAGGTTGAGTATTGTGAACTTTTTAATAAATATCCGGAGGTTAAATTAGATATTCTTGTATATCTTAATAAAGAAAAACCGGATCTCAAAAAAGCAAAGAAACACGTTGTCTTCTTTCAAAATGCATACCCCGAAGGTAATGACAACGCCTTAAAAGAATTCCAAAGTTATAATTTCGATGGATATATGTTTGCATCAAAAAAGTTGTTGGATTATCATCAACAGTTGGGTTATGAAGGTATTTACCTCCCGTTTGCTACGGATCCAGATTTTTTTAAACCTGTATTATCGCAGGATAAATACAAATTTGAAGTTGCTTATGTTGGGAATAATATTAAGGGTCCAGAACGAACAATTAAGTATATCTATCCAGCTTTTAATTTTAACTTCGGCTTATTTGGTAATTGGGGATTAAAAACTTTTAAAGGCTGGCCATTACCCAGGATGATTTTTAGACCGCATTCTTTGGGTCAGATAAGTATGGATGAGCTGCTGATTCTTTATTCCTCAGCTAAGATTATTTTAAACTGTTCTATTCAGCAACATGCGGACTGGGATACGGTAATAGGCCGTATTTATGATGTAATGGCATGTAACGGTTTTTTAATTTCCGATCCAATCCCATCGGCTAAAAATAAGTTTGGCGATATTATTGAGTTTTCACAAGGAGGAAGAGATTTAGTCAATAAAATTAAGTATTATTTGAAACATGAAGACGAAAGGCTAGAAAGGGCTCAGAAAGGCCGAGACCTTATTCTTAAATCCGAATCCTACGCTTTCAGGGTTAAAGATATGCTTATTTATTTCAAAGAACTCCTATGTACAAGTTACTGA
- a CDS encoding flippase encodes MFDNLIAGILRIAGLKQSPDSQKIVKNTGWLLSENALRIGLGIFIGSWIARYLGPEQFGMLSFAVAFATLFSTFATFGLDPIIVRNITVKPLDKNKILGTAFLLKLFGGFFALCLTIVFIFWFKPNDQLSRWLVGITAAAMVFQAFDVINLYFQAEIQSKYSVWARGFALIVISLVRVFLIMRCAPLIAFAWASLIEIILGSIVIVIMYQWKRLSLISWLFRIEILRNLINDGWYLFIVSIFTLILTRIDQIMIGQILDNKAVGIYAATVRVSEMFYFFPLAIKSSIFPYIIKYKQVDEESYLRKIQKYYNRAALSGVTIVIFNIILSRAIINFLYGKQYLGAATVLSIHIWCALFVCLGSASDIWLMAENLQRYILYRAIFAGTSNILLNLVLIPLYGVKGAALSAAISYGMSVVCLAFFKKTRQQVRMQLSLFNLLKYVRK; translated from the coding sequence ATGTTCGATAACTTAATAGCCGGAATTTTAAGGATAGCTGGATTAAAGCAATCCCCTGATTCTCAGAAAATAGTTAAAAATACTGGATGGCTTCTTAGCGAAAATGCATTACGTATAGGATTAGGAATTTTTATTGGTTCATGGATTGCGCGGTATTTAGGCCCTGAACAGTTTGGGATGTTAAGTTTTGCTGTAGCTTTTGCCACCCTATTCAGTACTTTCGCTACGTTTGGCCTTGATCCCATTATTGTTCGCAACATTACGGTAAAACCTTTAGATAAAAATAAAATCTTGGGTACTGCATTTTTATTAAAGTTATTTGGAGGGTTTTTTGCTTTATGCCTGACGATAGTTTTTATTTTTTGGTTTAAACCAAATGACCAACTCAGCCGTTGGCTAGTTGGTATTACTGCAGCAGCGATGGTTTTTCAGGCCTTTGATGTAATAAATTTATACTTTCAGGCTGAGATTCAATCAAAATATTCCGTTTGGGCTAGAGGCTTTGCGCTCATAGTTATTAGTCTCGTAAGAGTATTTTTAATTATGCGATGCGCTCCTTTGATTGCATTTGCTTGGGCGAGTTTAATAGAAATTATTTTAGGCAGTATTGTCATTGTCATTATGTACCAATGGAAAAGATTATCTTTGATATCATGGTTGTTTAGAATTGAGATACTTAGGAATTTAATAAATGATGGCTGGTATTTATTCATCGTTTCTATTTTTACTTTGATTCTTACCCGCATCGATCAAATAATGATTGGTCAAATACTTGATAATAAGGCAGTCGGTATCTATGCGGCTACGGTGAGGGTTTCCGAAATGTTTTATTTTTTTCCTTTAGCAATCAAAAGTTCAATTTTCCCGTATATTATTAAATACAAACAAGTGGATGAAGAGTCGTATCTACGGAAAATACAAAAATATTATAATCGTGCGGCTTTGTCTGGAGTAACTATAGTAATTTTTAACATTATTTTGTCTAGGGCTATTATCAATTTTTTATATGGGAAGCAATATCTGGGGGCAGCTACCGTTTTATCTATTCATATATGGTGTGCTTTATTTGTTTGTTTAGGTTCAGCCAGCGATATTTGGTTGATGGCGGAAAATCTACAAAGGTATATTCTATATAGAGCAATTTTTGCAGGGACAAGTAATATTCTATTGAATTTAGTATTAATCCCGCTTTATGGAGTAAAGGGAGCTGCTCTATCAGCGGCTATATCTTATGGAATGTCAGTAGTTTGCCTTGCATTTTTTAAAAAAACAAGGCAGCAAGTAAGGATGCAACTTTCCTTGTTTAACCTTCTTAAGTATGTTAGAAAATAA
- a CDS encoding glycosyltransferase, which yields MKILVIHNHYLEKGGEDEVFNAEVKLLEEHGHKVILYEKTNEYIKSLPFLKKFIFAFTEPSFSKTVYEEIKEIVKKEKPDIAHVHNIFICITTSVYAALKEEGIPIVQTLHNYRFFCSKGTFFNNGVICERCKNRNFFNGVVRKCWRNSFFLSFFSARLLDKWGSFFKNIDSYIVLSKFSRDKFVELGLDGQRMYLKTNFLTTEPTGIKQDRNYAVFIGRIVDYKGIGTLMKAFKINPTFNLKIIGDGPLNNEVRDCAATYDNVECLGQLNRDSVFKVINNSSFIIFPSECYENMPMVILESFASSKPVLASKLGSIKEFVIDGVNGVLFEPGNAEDLAAKISYLFSHNEERIQMGENANLIYREKFNKENNYRDLEVIYRRTIEINKNKLNSLTLTYSLADQNFRQAKSLGVFNVSRQLLENLALRSCFTRLDVLTNSTLDDTLQLSGQASAQHYNKAIGNKIGRIIWDQWGAYGAVRNNGSQWLFLPKGFSSLLKPRGFKLAVYIHDAMHDFYRNNYPGAMSWFEIIYFIKCIKATLKNSDLIFTNSDFSKGELKRLAYDFRLELPPVIVAGIGFTRSKDAFSTERNSLLLLTSAWPHKLTKQAVGFIERWQKESGFSGNIELVGSIPAGLHLPHFESWRHHQRLSESAYRHFLAKAKILLFFSKYEGFGMPPVEAMIAGACPVFSDLPATREIMSGGGFSFSNDSYESFAQAMDDALNASTTQIQLWAEQLLERHNWNKVVEKIINGFTQFKK from the coding sequence ATGAAAATCCTAGTTATTCACAATCATTATCTGGAAAAGGGCGGAGAAGACGAGGTATTCAATGCGGAAGTAAAATTATTAGAAGAACACGGCCACAAGGTAATTCTTTATGAAAAAACGAATGAGTATATCAAAAGCCTTCCATTCCTTAAAAAGTTTATTTTTGCTTTTACGGAACCAAGTTTTTCCAAGACTGTTTATGAAGAAATAAAAGAAATTGTAAAAAAGGAAAAACCCGATATTGCGCACGTACATAATATTTTTATTTGTATTACTACTTCGGTATATGCTGCCTTAAAAGAAGAAGGTATCCCGATCGTTCAAACCCTCCATAATTATAGATTTTTCTGCTCTAAAGGCACCTTCTTCAACAACGGGGTGATCTGTGAAAGATGTAAAAACAGGAATTTCTTTAACGGAGTAGTGAGGAAATGCTGGAGGAATTCTTTTTTCCTCTCTTTTTTTTCGGCAAGACTTCTTGATAAATGGGGTTCTTTTTTTAAAAATATAGATTCATACATAGTGTTGAGTAAATTTAGCAGAGATAAATTCGTTGAATTAGGACTAGATGGGCAAAGAATGTATTTAAAAACAAATTTCTTAACGACCGAGCCTACTGGTATCAAGCAAGACCGTAATTATGCTGTTTTCATCGGTAGGATTGTTGATTATAAGGGGATTGGGACACTAATGAAGGCTTTTAAGATCAATCCTACTTTTAATTTAAAAATTATTGGTGACGGTCCGTTGAATAATGAAGTACGTGATTGTGCCGCTACATACGATAATGTTGAATGTTTGGGGCAATTAAACAGGGATTCTGTTTTTAAAGTAATAAACAACTCATCTTTTATAATTTTCCCTTCGGAATGTTACGAAAATATGCCGATGGTAATATTAGAAAGTTTTGCTTCTTCTAAGCCGGTTTTAGCGAGTAAATTAGGATCTATTAAAGAGTTTGTTATCGATGGGGTGAACGGTGTTTTATTTGAGCCTGGAAACGCAGAAGATTTAGCCGCAAAGATTTCTTATCTGTTTTCCCATAATGAAGAACGGATACAAATGGGGGAAAACGCAAATCTAATTTACCGAGAGAAGTTTAATAAGGAAAATAACTATCGGGACCTAGAGGTTATTTATAGAAGAACGATAGAAATAAATAAGAATAAATTAAATTCTTTAACCTTAACCTACTCGCTTGCTGACCAAAATTTTAGACAAGCTAAATCACTAGGAGTTTTTAACGTATCCAGGCAGCTTTTAGAGAATCTAGCGTTACGTTCTTGTTTTACCCGGTTGGACGTTTTAACTAATTCAACTTTGGATGATACGTTGCAATTGTCTGGCCAGGCATCTGCTCAGCACTATAATAAAGCTATTGGTAACAAGATTGGAAGAATTATCTGGGATCAATGGGGAGCGTATGGAGCGGTAAGGAATAATGGCAGCCAATGGCTTTTTTTGCCTAAAGGATTTTCATCTTTGCTAAAACCGCGCGGCTTTAAGCTAGCTGTTTATATACATGATGCAATGCATGATTTTTACCGAAATAACTATCCGGGGGCTATGTCTTGGTTCGAGATTATCTATTTTATTAAATGTATAAAAGCGACGCTTAAAAATTCCGATTTAATTTTCACTAATAGTGATTTTTCTAAAGGTGAATTGAAACGCCTAGCTTACGATTTTAGATTAGAATTACCACCGGTAATAGTTGCTGGTATCGGATTTACCCGCTCAAAAGACGCATTTTCTACGGAACGTAATTCTTTGTTATTGTTGACCAGCGCTTGGCCGCATAAGCTTACCAAGCAAGCTGTAGGATTTATCGAACGCTGGCAAAAAGAGAGTGGTTTTTCAGGGAACATAGAACTAGTAGGAAGTATCCCGGCTGGTTTACATTTACCTCATTTTGAGAGTTGGCGGCACCATCAAAGGCTATCTGAATCAGCGTATAGGCATTTTTTAGCAAAAGCAAAAATATTGTTATTCTTTTCGAAATATGAAGGTTTTGGAATGCCGCCGGTTGAAGCAATGATTGCCGGAGCATGTCCAGTTTTTTCAGATCTTCCTGCTACTCGGGAAATAATGAGCGGAGGGGGTTTTTCATTTTCAAATGATTCATATGAATCATTTGCTCAAGCTATGGATGACGCTTTAAATGCATCGACAACTCAAATACAGCTTTGGGCTGAACAATTACTTGAACGCCATAATTGGAATAAGGTAGTTGAAAAGATTATAAACGGATTTACACAGTTTAAAAAATAG
- a CDS encoding glycosyltransferase yields MNKITPLITTIIPTFRRPTLLRRAIKSALNQTYPHFQVYVYDNASGDQTQEIVAEIAKNDHRVKYYCHPENIGVLPNFNYGMEHVETPFFSFLSDDDILLPEFYQTAVESFQSHPGAAFLVTATLFRDNKCNIWDSFGLKWISGLYQPPEGLLAILKNGPPAWTGIVFCKRIIERIGMLDTEVGAAIDLDFMLRAAAHFPFVVSLKPGAVFLFHASSTSRRGDFSFIWPGWLKMVRNLEGNRHLSPEVRSQAVQMLTKRLKKSLYYVGYKSISCRNFEDVYKISGVLRNNCHLNIMGSFFSVIAKIGNCLPKTFNFDILMKVIRKVSLTKRSLCLRRSKIAPSIFRYVRELENEA; encoded by the coding sequence ATGAATAAAATAACACCTTTGATTACAACAATTATTCCTACCTTCCGCAGGCCAACATTATTACGGCGCGCGATAAAGAGCGCGCTAAATCAAACTTATCCGCATTTTCAGGTTTACGTTTATGATAATGCTTCCGGGGATCAGACTCAAGAGATAGTTGCTGAAATAGCAAAGAATGATCACCGGGTAAAATATTATTGTCACCCCGAAAATATTGGAGTTTTGCCAAACTTCAATTACGGAATGGAACATGTCGAAACTCCTTTTTTTTCGTTTCTTTCTGATGATGATATTCTTTTGCCGGAGTTTTACCAAACTGCAGTGGAGAGCTTTCAAAGCCACCCTGGGGCAGCTTTCTTGGTCACAGCTACTTTATTCAGGGATAATAAATGCAATATATGGGATTCTTTTGGACTCAAATGGATTTCAGGATTATATCAACCTCCGGAGGGATTACTGGCAATATTGAAAAATGGCCCTCCTGCCTGGACAGGGATTGTTTTCTGCAAAAGGATTATTGAACGAATCGGCATGTTGGATACGGAGGTAGGCGCAGCTATAGACCTGGATTTTATGCTACGGGCAGCCGCTCATTTTCCCTTTGTTGTTTCATTAAAACCGGGAGCTGTTTTTTTATTCCATGCTTCGTCAACCAGCCGCCGGGGGGATTTTTCTTTTATCTGGCCGGGCTGGCTTAAGATGGTTCGCAATCTGGAGGGTAATAGGCATCTCTCTCCGGAGGTCCGTAGCCAGGCTGTCCAAATGTTAACAAAACGGCTTAAAAAATCGCTGTATTATGTCGGGTATAAGTCTATTTCATGCAGGAATTTTGAGGATGTCTATAAAATATCTGGGGTTCTGCGCAACAATTGCCATTTAAATATAATGGGTAGTTTTTTTTCGGTAATAGCAAAAATTGGTAATTGTCTGCCCAAGACTTTTAATTTCGATATTCTTATGAAGGTAATCCGTAAGGTTTCTTTAACGAAAAGATCGCTCTGTTTGCGGAGAAGCAAGATCGCTCCTTCTATTTTTAGGTATGTTAGAGAACTGGAAAATGAGGCTTAG
- a CDS encoding class I SAM-dependent methyltransferase, with translation MISCPICRSNQTFVFLSRKQVPVHQNLVSLDQESALEVERGDLNLSCCRECGFIFNAAFDVSKLKYGENYDNAQTYSGFFQEYLKERANYLISEKVLRDSVIVEVGCGKGEFLKLLTVEESNGNVGYGFDPSYVGETTLFDGRLRFEKRLYGTDCVEVKADAVICRHVVEHITDPLMLLSRIKSALKNSPQARVFFETPCAEWILRNKVIWDFFYEHCSLFTIHSLTTLFDVSGFEVIDIEHVFNGQYLWLEAHLGQGKKPSKRSPGNIPQLAEQFTPAEDILIKKWKNSLKQLSEKGKVAIWGGGSKGVTFINLVDFERKLIDSVVDLNSRKQGKFIPGTGHPIISYRNLPERGITDVVLMNPNYYSEVKMLLHNNNINVNLLH, from the coding sequence ATGATTTCTTGTCCTATTTGTAGATCTAACCAGACTTTTGTGTTTTTATCGCGTAAACAGGTTCCAGTCCACCAGAACTTGGTGAGCCTTGACCAGGAGTCGGCTCTTGAAGTAGAGCGCGGCGACCTGAACCTATCATGCTGCCGCGAATGCGGTTTTATTTTTAATGCTGCCTTTGATGTTTCAAAGTTAAAATACGGGGAAAATTATGATAATGCGCAGACCTATTCGGGATTTTTTCAAGAATATTTAAAAGAGCGCGCAAATTATTTAATTTCAGAAAAGGTGCTGCGTGATAGTGTAATTGTGGAGGTCGGATGCGGAAAAGGAGAGTTTTTGAAATTACTGACTGTCGAAGAATCAAACGGGAATGTCGGCTATGGATTTGATCCGAGCTATGTAGGGGAAACGACCCTGTTTGACGGCAGGTTAAGGTTTGAAAAGCGACTGTACGGAACGGATTGCGTTGAGGTTAAGGCGGATGCCGTAATTTGCAGGCATGTTGTCGAACATATTACCGATCCTTTAATGCTGCTTAGCCGGATAAAGTCGGCTTTAAAGAATTCACCTCAGGCTAGGGTTTTCTTTGAGACTCCATGTGCGGAATGGATATTACGGAATAAAGTAATTTGGGATTTTTTTTATGAACATTGTTCTTTATTTACTATTCATTCGCTAACCACGCTGTTTGACGTTTCAGGGTTTGAGGTGATTGATATAGAGCATGTTTTTAACGGACAATATCTATGGTTAGAGGCGCATTTGGGGCAAGGGAAAAAACCTAGTAAGAGATCTCCCGGTAATATTCCTCAATTAGCTGAGCAATTTACGCCCGCCGAAGATATTCTAATCAAGAAATGGAAGAATTCCCTAAAGCAATTATCGGAAAAAGGGAAAGTGGCAATTTGGGGGGGTGGTTCTAAAGGCGTAACTTTCATAAACCTTGTCGATTTTGAACGAAAATTAATTGATTCAGTTGTCGATCTTAACTCCCGTAAGCAAGGTAAATTTATCCCCGGGACCGGTCACCCTATCATTTCTTATCGGAATTTGCCTGAGCGGGGGATTACCGATGTTGTATTAATGAATCCGAATTACTATTCTGAAGTAAAGATGCTGTTGCATAACAATAATATAAACGTTAATTTATTGCATTAA